From Daucus carota subsp. sativus chromosome 6, DH1 v3.0, whole genome shotgun sequence, the proteins below share one genomic window:
- the LOC108192938 gene encoding uncharacterized protein LOC108192938, translating to MSGKERDFEIEHAGKRRKMEDTGSVVCRDIDHGKCKLVEDSYVENDEDSVCGSELKGDGELVHRDGDSCVSGNVCKDIIPCGSKSDGSICGDGDHRVTFIDAARDSTVEVKSVSEGLGNGGQVDGDDVSRERNSSSADQSSCIVSEQTHLDSPTNDSADQISERKKRETITKDENNAQAKFVETNKDGREEKPHLCKGIDVRKKLLVLDINGLLADVVSASSVSDDYKADIVIGMKAVFKRPHCDDFLQFCFERFNVGIWSSRTKKNIDPILELLLGGHRSKLVFCWDQSHCTPTGFNTIDNQRKPLVLKELKKFWGKDYPSLPWNIGDYDESNTLLLDDSPYKGLRNPPNTAIFPNTYEYKNLNDDSLGPKGDLRAYLEGLSLAPNVQEYVEHNSYGQQPISRSNPLWPFYAKVMGIDYTKHKEPSCQNASKGINIRLEEEAYRGTRGDNARTQYSERNTRSTAKDSVQLSSKTNQLWNCRAGRTKEARYPRIQHTQFGMNRGSFRKTKLLILDVNGLLADFVSYEPHGFKAHSMLGDKAVFKRPYCDDFLHFCFEKFHIGFWMTTSRRNAESNLDLLLGQELKQNVLFSWDISHCWGTNFCTLERTQPRDRHIYFKELHKVWETDEPNLLRLKYEFNQSNTLLVDNFPHSALLNPPHTAIFPPRYRFKDESTDNTLGPEGDLRVFLEEIAVAENVQEYVRNKPYGQRPISDEHPSWNYYVRVINDTRARQKRCLGRWGTPTNLQKNEQQQDCRAGVTVVPAPWIPHSSFGNSREVSCKKKLLILDVNGLLAEFVSNYDTNKYREDSFIGDRAVFKRPYCDDFLNFCFDKFHIGFWLTTTRRNTLCNLNFFLGSATKDVLFSWDLSHCLEPGHKMLERRDRPILCKELKKVWENDRQWRFNFDPSNTLLVDNYPSTALLNPPHTAIFPPRYSYKDEKTDDSLGPGGDLRVFLEGLVLAHNVQDYVKHNPFGQTPISDNIPAWNYYSKVIEDVKAREKDWSEWARRNDHNRTC from the exons ATGAGTGGGAAGGAAAGAGATTTTGAGATAGAGCATGCTGGGAAGAGGAGGAAGATGGAGGATACAGGTTCCGTGGTGTGCCGTGATATTGATCACGGTAAATGTAAACTGGTAGAGGATTCGTATGTTGAGAATGATGAGGACTCGGTCTGTGGGAGTGAATTGAAGGGAGATGGTGAATTAGTGCACCGGGATGGAGATTCGTGTGTATCGGGGAATGTGTGCAAGGACATTATTCCGTGTGGCTCGAAGAGTGATGGAAGTATTTGCGGTGATGGAGATCATAGAGTAACCTTCATTGATGCTGCTCGTGATTCTACTGTGGAGGTGAAGTCTGTTTCTGAAGGTTTGGGGAACGGCGGTCAGGTAGATGGTGATGATGTTTCTAGAGAAAGAAACAGTTCTTCGGCTGATCAGAGTAGCTGTATAGTCTCTGAGCAGACACATTTAGATAGTCCTACTAATGATTCGGCAGATCAAATCTCGGAAAGGAAGAAGCGAGAGACAATTACGAAAGATGAAAACAATGCCCAAGCAAAATTTGTTGAAACAAATAAAGATGGTAGGGAAGAAAAGCCTCATCTTTGCAAGGGAATAGATGTTAGAAAAAAACTTCTCGTCCTTGATATAAATGGACTACTTGCCGATGTTGTTTCCGCTTCGTCTGTGTCGGATGATTATAAAGCTGACATCGTAATTGGCATGAAAGCAG TTTTCAAAAGGCCTCATTGTGACGACTTTCTGCAATTTTGTTTCGAGAGATTTAATGTAGGCATATGGTCATCAAGAACAAA GAAAAACATAGATCCAATTCTTGAGCTTCTTCTGGGAGGGCACAGGTCAAAATTGGTATTTTGTTGG GATCAGTCCCATTGTACTCCTACCGGTTTCAATACCATTGACAATCAAAGAAAGCCTCTAGTATTAAAGGAATTAAAGAAATTCTGGGGGAAAGATTATCCTAGTCTGCCATGGAATATTGGAGACTATGATGAATCAAACACCCTTTTGTTAGATGATTCACCTTATAAAGGCTTGAGAAACCCT CCAAACACAGCAATTTTTCCCAATACATACGAGTACAAGAATTTAAATGATGATTCTCTAG GACCTAAGGGGGATCTTCGAGCTTATCTGGAAGGACTTTCCTTGGCTCCTAATGTCCAAGAATATGTTGAGCATAATTCATATGGTCAACAACCTAtttcaagatcaaatcccttaTGGCCTTTTTACGCAAAAGTCATGGGAATCGACTATACTAAACACAAAGAACCTTCTTGTCAGAACGCATCAAAAGGTATAAATATCCGGCTGGAAGAAGAAGCTTACAGAGGTACCCGTGGTGACAATGCTCGCACCCAATATAGTGAGCGAAATACTCGATCTACAGCAAAGGATTCAGTTCAATTATCATCCAAGACGAATCAATTGTGGAATTGCAGAGCTGGCAGAACCAAAGAAGCTCGCTACCCACGGATTCAGCATACCCAGTTCGGAATGAATCGTGGAAGTTTTCGTAAAACGAAGCTTCTTATTCTGGATGTCAATGGATTGCTTGCAGATTTTGTTTCATATGAACCTCATGGTTTCAAAGCACACTCTATGTTAGGAGATAAAGCAG TTTTTAAAAGGCCGTATTGTGATGACTTCCTGCACTTTTGCTTTGAAAAGTTTCATATTGGTTTCTGGATGACAACTTCTAG GAGGAATGCAGAATCTAATCTTGATTTATTGCTGGGGCAAGAACTTAAACAAAATGTGCTTTTCTCTTGG GACATATCCCACTGTTGGGGAACAAATTTTTGTACTCTTGAGCGAACTCAACCAAGAGATAGACATATTTATTTTAAGGAACTTCATAAAGTATGGGAAACAGATGAGCCAAATCTTCTACGGTTGAAATATGAATTCAATCAATCGAACACACTTTTGGTGGATAATTTTCCACACAGTGCCTTGCTTAATCCA CCGCATACTGCGATATTCCCCCCAAGGTACCGGTTTAAGGATGAAAGCACTGACAATACATTAG GACCTGAAGGTGATCTTCGAGTATTTCTTGAAGAGATAGCAGTGGCTGAGAATGTTCAAGAATATGTAAGGAATAAACCTTATGGTCAAAGACCAATCTCAGACGAACATCCGTCTTGGAACTACTATGTTCGTGTCATCAATGATACAAGGGCCCGTCAAAAACGTTGCTTAGGAAGATGGGGGACTCCGACgaatttacaaaaaaatgagCAACAACAGGATTGTAGAGCTGGTGTCACCGTTGTCCCTGCCCCATGGATTCCACATTCCTCTTTTGGAAATAGTCGTGAAGTTTCCTGTAAAAAAAAGCTTCTGATTCTTGATGTCAATGGATTGCTTGCagaatttgtttcaaattatgatACTAACAAATACAGAGAAGACTCCTTTATAGGCGATAGAGCGG TTTTTAAAAGGCCATACTGTGATGACTTCCTGAACTTTTGTTTTGATAAGTTTCATATTGGTTTCTGGTTGACTACTACTAG GAGAAATACATTATGTAACCTTAATTTTTTCTTGGGGAGCGCAACTAAGGATGTGCTATTTTCTTGG GACCTATCCCACTGTTTGGAACCAGGTCATAAAATGCTTGAGAGAAGGGATAGGCCTATTCTTTGTAAGGAACTCAAGAAAGTATGGGAGAATGATCGACAGTGGAGATTCAATTTTGATCCTTCAAATACACTTTTGGTGGATAATTATCCATCCACTGCCTTGTTAAATCCT CCACACACTGCAATATTTCCCCCAAGGTATAGTTACAAGGATGAGAAAACTGATGATTCATTAG GCCCAGGAGGCGACCTTCGAGTATTTCTAGAAGGATTAGTGTTGGCGCACAATGTTCAGGATTATGTCAAGCACAATCCATTTGGTCAAACCCCTATCTCGGACAATATTCCGGCTTGGAATTACTATTCTAAGGTGATTGAAGATGTAAAAGCTCGTGAAAAAGATTGGTCGGAATGGGCTCGAAGAAATGACCATAATAGAACATGTTAA
- the LOC108192939 gene encoding psbQ-like protein 3, chloroplastic, with protein MSLHFPDPTKTIHSQPCISNPSFFSIPFKRPMHSIPTRRSALFLPLLLVLPSTTPLEKANAFDFSLTVPDQTLEEAEAGIKPHAQSLLQVKEDLELESWKEAQRELRKSSALLKQDLYTIIQSKPPVQRPQLRNMYSILFNSVTELDYAARDKDVTRVRECYDNIVVALNKIFSAIY; from the coding sequence ATGTCACTCCACTTCCCAGACCCAACAAAAACAATCCATTCTCAACCATGCATTTCCAATCCATCTTTCTTCTCAATTCCATTCAAAAGACCAATGCATTCCATTCCCACAAGAAGATCAGCTCTCTTCCTTCCACTCCTCTTAGTACTCCCCTCGACGACGCCCTTAGAAAAGGCGAATGCATTCGATTTCTCTCTGACAGTGCCTGACCAGACACTCGAAGAAGCCGAGGCTGGAATCAAACCCCATGCCCAGAGTTTGTTACAGGTGAAAGAAGACCTGGAGCTGGAATCCTGGAAAGAAGCTCAAAGGGAACTGAGAAAAAGCTCTGCACTTCTTAAGCAAGATTTGTACACAATCATCCAATCAAAACCTCCAGTTCAAAGGCCTCAGCTCAGGAATATGTATTCCATTCTGTTCAATAGTGTAACTGAGCTAGATTATGCTGCAAGGGACAAGGATGTGACACGTGTCCGGGAATGTTACGATAACATTGTTGTAGCACTCAATAAAATCTTTTCTGcaatatattga